GAGACGGTGCCGGAGACCGGGTTCGACCTCGTCATCGCCAACATCATCTCGTCGATCCTCGACCCTCTCCTTCCCGGCCTCCTCGAGCGGGCCCCCCCGTCCGCCTCGGCGATCCTCTCGGGGCTGCTGGCGTCGGAGCGGGACCGGTTCGTCGATCGGCTGGCGGGCGAGGGGTTCGACCTCGTCGCCGAGGCGGCCGAGAACGAGTGGTGGGGCGGCCTCTGGCGGCGGGCGGAAGCATGAGAGTGTGCGCCATCGACGTCGGGACGAACACCGTCATGAGCGTCGTCGCTGATGTGAGGGACGGGCGGCTGACGGTCGTCGAGGACGAGGAGCGGTTCGCCCGCCTCGGGCAGGGCGTGGACGCGAGCGGGCGGCTGGCGCCGGAGGCCATCGACCGCGTGCTGGACCGGCTGGCCGCGGCGCAGGCGACGGCCGAGCGGCTCGGCGCCGAGCGGGTCGTCATCGGGGCGACGAGCGCGAGCCGGGACGCCGCGAACGTCGGCGAGCTCCGGGGGCGGGTGCGCGACGACCTGGGGCTGGACTACCGCGTGATCTCGGGCGAGGAAGAGGCGGAGGCCTCGTTCCGCGGGGCACTCGCCCTGCTCCCCGACGTCGACGCCGCGCTCGTGGTCGACGTCGGCGGCGGGTCGACGGAGGTCGCGCTCGGGACGAGGGCGGAGGGCGTCATGCGGCGGCAGAGCGTCGATGTGGGGAGCGTCCGCCTCACCGAACGCCGCTTTTCGGAGCGCCCTCCGTCGGACGGCGCCGTCGAGGCTGCCCAGGCGGACGCCGAGGCGGCGTATGCCGCGGTCGGGTTCGAGAGGGGAGGGGTCCCGCTCGTGGCGACGGGCAGCGTCGGCCGCCTCGTGGCGCGCCTGGTCGGGGCGACGGACCGCGTGTCCGCCGCCGCGCTCCGCGAGTGGCGCGACCGGCTGCTGGCGCTCACGCCCGACGAGGCGCTGGCCATTTCTCCCGACGTGCTCGCGGGCCGGGAGGACGTGGCCGCGGCGGCCCTCCTCCTGCTCGACGCCGTCCTCGCCCGCTTCGGCGCCGACGCCTACGTCCCGACGACGGGTGGCCTCCGCCACGGCCTCGCGCTCGCCGAGGCGGACCGGGCCGGCTGAGCGGCATTTCGCCGCATCTCTCCCCACGGCGCCGGAACCGGGGGGCATCCTCCCGGTCCCCACCGAAACGACTCCCGCTCCCATGGCCGCCCCGAACGACGCCCCCAAGCCGACCGCCCCGCGCGGCGTGTCGCAGGTCACCAACTTCATCGCCGTCGCCTCGGGGAAGGGCGGGGTGGGGAAGAGCACCGTCGCCGCCAACCTCGCCGCCGCGCTCGCCGCGTCCGGCGCGAAGG
This sequence is a window from Rubrivirga marina. Protein-coding genes within it:
- a CDS encoding exopolyphosphatase — translated: MRVCAIDVGTNTVMSVVADVRDGRLTVVEDEERFARLGQGVDASGRLAPEAIDRVLDRLAAAQATAERLGAERVVIGATSASRDAANVGELRGRVRDDLGLDYRVISGEEEAEASFRGALALLPDVDAALVVDVGGGSTEVALGTRAEGVMRRQSVDVGSVRLTERRFSERPPSDGAVEAAQADAEAAYAAVGFERGGVPLVATGSVGRLVARLVGATDRVSAAALREWRDRLLALTPDEALAISPDVLAGREDVAAAALLLLDAVLARFGADAYVPTTGGLRHGLALAEADRAG